One genomic segment of Catalinimonas alkaloidigena includes these proteins:
- a CDS encoding efflux RND transporter periplasmic adaptor subunit gives MNKVRALIITVLILSVYGCSNETGDLEAKKQQIQDYKSQIQALESKVKSLEEDIASNDPTFVSSTDRNATLVTTIPIRETTFKHYVEVRGEVTSRRNVTVSAQVPAMVVKVPATEGKSVRKGEVLITQDAETIRTNIDEIKTSLELAETRFDRQANLWEQNIGTEFQYLEAKNAKESLERKLASLNAQLSNYIILAPFSGTVDEVFVKEGEMAQPGVPMLRLVSLSNMFIKANISEAYLGQFEKGDSVEVHFPTLDKTTYTTISSVGQVINQNNRTYSIEVKIPGDESSLRPNMLAELRLKDFEQQNANIIPTNLIQNDNQGDFVYVASSVENGEGLVAQKKHITIGKTYQNQTMVESGLSGDERLIDQGFRNVAEGVMVRTDGGSSIQSLNASSPSTE, from the coding sequence ATGAATAAAGTAAGAGCCCTAATAATTACTGTACTGATTCTGAGTGTTTACGGATGTAGTAATGAAACAGGAGACCTGGAAGCTAAGAAACAACAGATCCAAGACTATAAGAGTCAGATTCAAGCATTAGAATCAAAAGTAAAATCTTTGGAAGAAGATATTGCTTCCAATGATCCTACATTTGTCTCTTCAACTGATAGAAATGCCACATTGGTAACTACTATTCCTATCAGAGAAACTACATTTAAGCATTATGTAGAAGTAAGAGGAGAAGTAACATCTCGCCGCAATGTTACAGTTAGCGCTCAGGTACCAGCTATGGTAGTCAAGGTACCTGCTACTGAAGGAAAAAGTGTTCGTAAAGGTGAGGTGCTGATTACACAGGACGCTGAGACCATCAGAACAAACATAGATGAAATAAAAACTTCATTGGAATTGGCTGAAACTCGCTTTGACAGACAAGCAAATCTGTGGGAGCAGAACATTGGTACTGAGTTTCAGTATTTAGAAGCGAAGAATGCTAAAGAATCCTTAGAACGTAAGCTGGCAAGTTTGAATGCACAGCTTAGTAACTATATTATACTCGCTCCATTTTCAGGTACGGTTGATGAAGTATTCGTGAAAGAAGGAGAAATGGCACAGCCAGGTGTTCCTATGTTACGCCTGGTAAGCCTTAGCAATATGTTTATCAAAGCCAATATTTCTGAAGCATATCTTGGACAGTTTGAGAAAGGGGATTCTGTTGAGGTCCATTTCCCTACCTTAGACAAAACTACGTATACTACTATTAGCTCAGTTGGTCAGGTAATCAATCAGAATAACCGCACTTATTCTATTGAAGTGAAAATCCCTGGTGATGAATCTTCACTCAGGCCTAACATGCTTGCTGAACTAAGACTTAAAGATTTTGAACAACAAAATGCTAATATAATTCCTACCAACCTGATTCAAAATGATAATCAGGGTGACTTTGTCTATGTGGCCTCATCAGTAGAAAATGGAGAGGGACTAGTAGCTCAGAAAAAACATATCACTATCGGGAAAACTTATCAGAACCAGACCATGGTGGAATCAGGGCTCTCTGGGGATGAACGGCTGATTGACCAGGGTTTCAGAAATGTCGCCGAAGGAGTAATGGTAAGAACTGATGGTGGCAGTAGTATCCAGTCTTTGAATGCAAGCTCTCCAAGTACTGAATAA
- a CDS encoding TolC family protein encodes MKSKFSTVLAVLFIVIVFQLPAQESDTTTMTEAMSLEDCLEYAFVNSENIQNALLDIQIAKADVGVTKAQGLPQIDASVVYTNNFAVPTVYLPAGAGDFIGGGGGNGGQTPSDEEVALRFGIQHQSNATINASQMIFDGSYFVGLKAARAFAELTRKDYLLTKSNIAEQVSKAYYTALVTKERTADLESNYQRLDSLLNETTLMFENGFAEKIDVDRIKVQYNNAKTQYNNAIRSTEVSLLTLKFQMGMPIDTEIELSETIKDIEENWSVEDESEFQYEDRFEFSQLQQNKELVELDIKNNRTQYLPKLTANANFGYNNGADNLGRLSDLSRWNELGSWGINLSIPIFDGFLKYNRIQRNKLQLQQLQNSRNLLMNSIDLEIIQARVELENNVENLEVQRENLELAEEVFRVTKIKYQEGVGSNLEVTDAQYALEQAETNYYSAMYDALIAKVDLQKALGVLIEDPESN; translated from the coding sequence ATGAAAAGTAAATTTTCTACTGTTTTAGCAGTATTATTCATTGTTATTGTATTCCAACTTCCAGCACAGGAGTCAGATACCACTACTATGACCGAAGCAATGAGCCTGGAAGATTGTCTGGAATATGCTTTTGTGAATAGTGAAAATATTCAAAATGCATTACTTGATATTCAGATTGCCAAAGCTGATGTAGGTGTTACCAAAGCCCAGGGGCTACCACAAATTGATGCTTCTGTTGTTTACACAAATAATTTTGCAGTACCCACAGTTTATCTTCCAGCCGGAGCGGGAGACTTCATTGGAGGAGGGGGTGGCAATGGAGGACAAACACCTTCCGATGAAGAAGTGGCTTTAAGGTTTGGTATTCAGCATCAATCCAATGCCACAATCAATGCCAGTCAGATGATTTTTGATGGTTCTTATTTTGTAGGTTTGAAAGCAGCCAGAGCATTTGCAGAACTTACCAGAAAGGATTACCTCCTGACCAAGAGCAATATTGCTGAGCAGGTTTCAAAAGCATATTATACTGCCTTAGTGACTAAAGAAAGAACGGCTGATCTAGAAAGTAACTATCAGCGACTGGATTCATTGTTAAACGAGACCACTCTCATGTTTGAAAATGGGTTTGCTGAAAAAATTGATGTAGACCGTATTAAAGTGCAATACAACAATGCCAAAACGCAATACAACAATGCTATTCGTTCCACTGAAGTTAGCTTACTGACACTTAAATTTCAAATGGGAATGCCTATAGATACTGAGATTGAATTGTCTGAAACAATAAAAGATATAGAAGAAAACTGGTCAGTGGAAGATGAAAGCGAGTTTCAATACGAAGACAGGTTTGAGTTTTCACAGCTTCAACAAAATAAGGAATTAGTAGAGTTGGATATAAAAAATAACCGTACCCAATACCTACCTAAGCTTACTGCCAATGCTAATTTTGGTTACAATAATGGAGCTGATAATCTGGGGCGTCTTTCTGATTTGAGCCGCTGGAATGAATTGGGCTCATGGGGAATCAATCTAAGCATACCCATTTTTGATGGTTTTTTGAAATATAACCGGATACAGAGAAATAAGCTTCAGCTACAACAGCTCCAAAACTCAAGAAATTTGCTTATGAACAGCATTGACCTGGAAATTATTCAGGCTAGGGTTGAACTGGAAAATAATGTTGAAAATTTGGAGGTACAGCGTGAAAATCTGGAGTTGGCTGAAGAAGTATTCAGAGTTACAAAAATAAAATATCAAGAAGGTGTAGGTTCTAATTTAGAAGTAACTGATGCCCAATATGCACTTGAACAAGCTGAAACCAATTACTATAGCGCTATGTATGATGCTTTGATCGCTAAAGTAGATTTACAAAAAGCATTGGGAGTTTTAATTGAAGACCCTGAATCAAACTAA
- a CDS encoding TetR/AcrR family transcriptional regulator, with product MESKEQIAQVAEGLFLAYGVRSVTMDDISKKLAISKKTIYQHFRDKDEIVCLVTERVMEREGEQINRIKTEANDVIHELILLSKYIREHGQSVNPSVLFDLQRYHRNAWEIYLRFKENVFLFSLIDTLNRGIEEGFIRSEIDVEVLSLLRLEEMQMAYDADLFPRDKFNFKMVQNQLFDHFVHGILTRKGLDTLYLYQEKKNSNEK from the coding sequence GTGGAGAGTAAAGAACAAATTGCACAAGTAGCAGAAGGCCTTTTTTTAGCTTATGGAGTAAGAAGTGTCACTATGGATGACATTTCTAAAAAGCTAGCGATATCCAAGAAAACAATCTACCAACATTTTAGAGATAAGGATGAAATTGTTTGCCTTGTTACTGAAAGGGTAATGGAAAGAGAAGGTGAGCAGATCAACCGGATTAAAACAGAAGCCAATGATGTTATTCATGAGTTGATACTTCTATCCAAATATATTCGTGAACATGGTCAAAGCGTGAATCCTTCCGTACTTTTTGACCTGCAAAGGTACCATAGAAACGCTTGGGAGATATACCTCAGATTCAAGGAAAATGTTTTTTTGTTTTCATTAATAGATACCCTTAATCGCGGAATAGAAGAAGGTTTTATCAGGAGTGAGATAGATGTTGAAGTTTTATCTCTGCTACGGTTAGAAGAGATGCAAATGGCTTATGACGCAGATTTATTTCCGAGGGATAAGTTCAATTTTAAGATGGTACAAAATCAATTGTTTGATCATTTCGTACATGGGATTTTGACAAGAAAAGGTTTGGACACTTTATATCTTTATCAGGAAAAAAAGAACTCTAATGAAAAGTAA
- a CDS encoding alpha/beta fold hydrolase yields MESKFINYKGATLHYLKYGNGSKALICFHGYGQDASVFQPLVKRLGTEYTLFSFDLFFHGKSEWKNCETPLSADILVSALQKLTVQENVSDINLCGYSLGGKVVMSILKNSKIKINKLLLIAPDGIQTNFWYDLATYPYWARKIFKHTIYHPFWFYITINALEKMALLDKGVVKFAKSQMNNVSNRKKVYSTWLTYRKLRPTPESLANKINEEEIQLVMYLGKYDRIITQQSVEPLLKRLNQFELFMLNTGHNNLIKEVAKDELFVF; encoded by the coding sequence TTGGAAAGTAAGTTTATCAATTATAAGGGAGCTACTTTACATTATCTGAAGTATGGCAATGGAAGTAAAGCTCTCATCTGTTTTCATGGATATGGCCAGGATGCTTCCGTTTTCCAGCCACTTGTTAAAAGATTAGGAACAGAATACACACTATTTTCATTTGATTTATTCTTTCACGGAAAAAGTGAATGGAAGAATTGTGAAACTCCTTTATCAGCAGACATTCTGGTCAGTGCTTTGCAGAAGCTTACCGTTCAGGAAAATGTAAGTGATATCAATTTATGTGGATATAGTTTGGGAGGAAAGGTGGTAATGAGTATTCTTAAAAATTCAAAAATAAAAATCAATAAGCTATTACTGATTGCCCCGGATGGGATACAAACTAACTTTTGGTATGACTTAGCTACTTACCCTTACTGGGCAAGAAAAATCTTTAAGCATACCATTTACCATCCATTCTGGTTCTATATCACCATCAACGCCTTAGAAAAAATGGCCCTTCTGGATAAGGGTGTAGTAAAATTCGCAAAATCCCAGATGAATAATGTTAGCAACAGAAAAAAAGTATATTCTACATGGCTTACATACAGAAAGCTCAGACCAACGCCTGAATCTTTAGCAAATAAAATCAATGAGGAAGAAATTCAGCTAGTAATGTACCTTGGAAAATATGATAGAATCATTACTCAGCAAAGTGTGGAACCTCTGCTAAAACGATTAAATCAATTTGAGTTATTTATGCTCAATACAGGTCATAACAATCTGATCAAAGAAGTGGCGAAGGATGAGCTGTTTGTGTTTTGA
- a CDS encoding porin family protein, producing the protein MKYSYFPMKINAYVVILLFFLSALLNYAHAQILRLGPKAGVQVSRALYDNKEYYDQFNSNFGLGYHAGLVSNVKVSELFSLQTELLYNQVTKRLKGIETADFNQEKYDFISLPVLIRVSHSLGFNQFYFNAGPNVSYWLGGKGVLRTGELAEYNLEELHYTITFDQNQADENIMVVTHPNRFLLGIDVGFGGLLPIQKHRLMLDFRYTFGHTNMARLETQYIDILGFDDDLNYSNHVFSFSCAYLIDFDLLTMSTKGKTISNKKK; encoded by the coding sequence GTGAAATACTCATACTTTCCGATGAAGATTAATGCTTACGTAGTAATTTTACTATTTTTTCTCTCAGCCCTACTGAACTATGCCCATGCACAAATACTAAGGCTTGGTCCTAAGGCAGGGGTGCAGGTGAGCCGCGCTTTGTATGATAATAAGGAGTACTATGACCAATTCAATAGCAATTTTGGACTTGGCTATCATGCAGGATTGGTAAGCAATGTAAAGGTAAGCGAGCTTTTTTCTTTACAAACGGAATTGCTCTATAATCAAGTAACTAAGCGCTTGAAGGGAATTGAAACAGCTGATTTTAACCAGGAAAAATACGACTTTATTTCACTCCCTGTTTTGATTAGAGTATCTCATAGCTTAGGGTTTAACCAATTTTACTTTAACGCAGGGCCAAACGTTTCTTATTGGTTAGGAGGTAAAGGAGTGTTACGAACCGGAGAGTTAGCGGAATATAATCTGGAGGAGCTTCATTACACCATTACTTTTGATCAAAATCAAGCTGATGAAAATATAATGGTGGTTACTCATCCAAATCGGTTTTTATTAGGAATTGATGTAGGTTTTGGTGGTTTGTTACCCATCCAGAAGCATCGTCTCATGTTGGATTTCAGGTATACTTTCGGTCATACCAATATGGCCAGGCTCGAAACTCAGTACATTGATATACTTGGTTTTGACGATGACCTGAACTATTCAAACCATGTTTTCAGTTTTTCCTGTGCCTATTTAATTGACTTTGACTTACTCACGATGAGCACAAAAGGAAAGACGATCAGCAATAAAAAGAAGTGA